A window from Sinanaerobacter sp. ZZT-01 encodes these proteins:
- a CDS encoding methyl-accepting chemotaxis protein has protein sequence MKKRLHFKSSIQRMKSIQTKIVTIIGSIVIVAMVLAGIVVVILTSNTVIKNETDIAQASQEKLVAELNNYFILYTTVTKQMAYDDNVRNLLQNVTTANELNSSPYWKGVYDMLTRTYSANVDNNFDPFVVDLDAKVGFNGIDWLDNFDLTTRDYWFKDETDIKRGYIITEPYVDLDTGDQIITVSAPVYNPSGSQIIGIVGIDVHINKINEMIAEHKTTYETDKTVLFSDTGVVLSSQDDEDILKNMTEIGLSKEMLDDLKSPSGDVIQFSDDGVSSYGVTGTIEAADWKILLTIPEKEFLSAVRTTKRTVTLFFVVAGMILLAVMLLVSRSITAPLKRLTAVIDEMAKGNLDAEINIYANDEVGRLADSMRQLTQRLHSYVDYIAEISDALYEFGNGNLTLHLEQAYDGEFERVKEAMMNASTVFKHTIGEMVDIASQVASSSEQVASGSQMLAQGTTEQASSIEELSATIQEISENVNKNAQSAMHAATQVQTVGEAADKSNEQMVHMMKAIDEINVKSSEIGKIIKTIDDIAFQTNILALNAAVEAARAGAAGKGFAVVADEVRNLASKSAEAAKNTTILIEDSIRAVENGTSIANETSQVLSEVLEGVIQTVERIHEISNASNEQADSLSSTLQGVEQISAVVQTNSATAEESSAASEELSSQAAMLKQLSNRFNLN, from the coding sequence ATGAAAAAAAGGTTGCATTTTAAAAGCAGCATACAACGGATGAAGAGTATTCAAACCAAAATTGTTACAATTATTGGTAGTATTGTAATTGTTGCAATGGTTCTTGCCGGTATCGTAGTGGTGATTCTTACATCGAATACGGTCATTAAAAATGAAACAGATATTGCACAAGCATCTCAAGAAAAATTAGTGGCCGAGCTGAATAATTATTTTATTCTTTATACTACAGTTACAAAACAGATGGCATATGATGACAATGTAAGAAATTTATTGCAAAATGTAACGACTGCGAATGAGTTGAATAGCTCGCCTTATTGGAAGGGCGTTTATGATATGCTTACGAGGACATATTCTGCTAACGTGGATAATAATTTTGACCCGTTTGTTGTAGACTTGGATGCCAAAGTTGGTTTTAATGGGATTGATTGGTTAGATAATTTTGATTTAACAACGAGGGATTATTGGTTTAAAGATGAAACGGATATTAAGAGAGGATATATTATAACTGAACCATATGTGGACTTGGACACAGGAGATCAGATTATTACCGTTTCTGCTCCGGTGTATAATCCATCCGGAAGCCAAATTATAGGAATTGTTGGAATTGATGTACATATTAATAAAATCAATGAAATGATCGCAGAGCATAAAACAACCTATGAAACAGATAAAACTGTGCTCTTCTCAGATACAGGAGTGGTACTGTCAAGTCAGGATGACGAAGATATTTTAAAAAATATGACGGAAATTGGATTAAGTAAGGAAATGCTGGATGACCTGAAATCACCAAGTGGGGATGTGATTCAATTTAGCGATGACGGCGTATCCTCTTATGGCGTGACTGGAACGATTGAAGCAGCTGATTGGAAAATACTTTTAACGATTCCGGAGAAAGAATTTTTAAGTGCAGTTCGAACTACAAAACGAACCGTGACTTTATTCTTCGTAGTTGCTGGAATGATTCTTTTGGCAGTAATGCTTCTGGTTTCCAGAAGCATTACTGCGCCGTTAAAGCGTTTGACTGCGGTTATTGATGAAATGGCGAAAGGAAATCTGGATGCAGAAATCAATATTTATGCAAATGATGAAGTGGGAAGGCTCGCAGACTCGATGCGGCAACTGACGCAGCGTTTACACAGCTATGTCGATTATATCGCAGAAATTTCCGATGCACTTTATGAATTCGGAAATGGAAATCTGACCTTGCATTTGGAACAAGCCTACGATGGCGAATTTGAACGAGTGAAAGAAGCGATGATGAATGCATCTACAGTCTTTAAACATACAATCGGAGAAATGGTAGACATTGCTTCACAGGTAGCAAGCAGCTCCGAGCAGGTGGCAAGCGGCTCACAGATGCTGGCGCAAGGGACAACGGAACAAGCAAGCTCCATCGAGGAATTGTCTGCAACCATTCAGGAAATCTCTGAGAATGTAAATAAAAATGCACAAAGTGCAATGCATGCAGCAACACAGGTACAGACGGTGGGAGAGGCTGCAGATAAGAGCAATGAACAGATGGTTCATATGATGAAGGCAATCGATGAAATCAATGTGAAATCATCGGAGATCGGAAAGATCATTAAAACGATTGATGACATTGCATTCCAAACGAACATCTTGGCACTGAATGCAGCCGTTGAAGCAGCCAGAGCCGGAGCAGCTGGAAAGGGCTTTGCAGTCGTAGCCGACGAAGTTCGAAACTTAGCAAGCAAGTCAGCAGAGGCGGCAAAGAATACGACTATTTTAATTGAAGATTCCATACGAGCGGTAGAGAATGGAACGTCAATTGCAAATGAAACGAGTCAGGTCTTAAGTGAAGTGCTGGAAGGTGTGATACAGACCGTTGAGAGGATTCATGAGATTTCAAATGCATCCAATGAGCAGGCAGATTCCTTGTCCAGTACGTTGCAGGGAGTGGAACAAATCAGTGCCGTTGTACAGACGAATTCAGCAACGGCTGAGGAGAGCTCTGCAGCCAGTGAAGAATTATCCAGTCAGGCTGCCATGCTGAAACAATTGTCGAATCGATTTAATTTGAACTAA
- a CDS encoding methyl-accepting chemotaxis protein, producing the protein MKKKMYFKSSIQRMNSIQTKIITIIGSILIVAMVLAGIVVVNLTSKTVIKNESDIAQISQEKLVAELNNYFTLYVTVTKQLAYDDNVRNLLQNVTAVSELKSSPYWSGAHDMLARTEYANVENNFEPFVVDLDGQVGFDGENWVDSYDLTTRDYWFRDEADIERGYIITEPYVDLDTGDQVITVSAPVYNSSGSKIIGIAGIDVHTNKINEMISEHKTTYETGQTILFSKTGMVLSSKDDEDILKDITEIGLSSEILGDLESPSGNVIQFNDDGVESYGVSSTIEAADWKVLLSIPEKEFLSAVQTTKRTVTLLFVFAGMILLAVMVLISRSIIAPLKRLTVVTDEMAKGNLDAEIDIHANDEVGRLADSMRALTQRLHSYVDYIAEISDALYEFGNGNLTLHLEQAYDGEFERVKEAMMNASTVFKHTIGEMVDISSQVASSSEQVASGSQMLAQGTTEQASSIEELSATIQEISENVNKNAQNAMHAATQVQTVGKAADKSNEQMVHMMKAIDEINVKSSEIGKIIKTIDDIAFQTNILALNAAVEAARAGAAGKGFAVVADEVRNLASKSAEAAKNTTILIEDSIRAVENGTSIANETSQVLSEVLEGVTQTVDQIHKISNASNEQADSLSSTLQGVEQISAVVQTNSATAEESSAASEELSSQAAMLKQLSNRFNLN; encoded by the coding sequence ATGAAAAAGAAGATGTATTTTAAAAGCAGCATACAACGAATGAATAGTATTCAAACCAAAATAATTACAATTATTGGAAGTATTTTAATTGTTGCAATGGTTCTTGCCGGTATTGTTGTGGTGAATCTTACATCGAAAACGGTCATTAAAAATGAATCAGATATTGCTCAAATATCTCAAGAAAAATTGGTGGCCGAGCTGAATAATTACTTTACACTTTATGTAACTGTCACGAAACAATTAGCCTATGATGATAACGTGAGAAATTTATTACAGAATGTGACTGCGGTAAGTGAGTTAAAAAGTTCCCCTTATTGGAGCGGAGCCCATGATATGCTTGCACGGACCGAATATGCAAATGTAGAAAACAATTTTGAGCCATTTGTTGTAGATTTGGATGGGCAAGTTGGATTTGATGGTGAGAATTGGGTTGACAGTTATGATCTGACGACGCGGGACTACTGGTTTCGGGATGAAGCAGATATAGAACGAGGGTATATCATTACTGAGCCGTATGTGGATCTGGACACGGGAGATCAGGTTATTACTGTTTCCGCTCCTGTCTATAATTCATCCGGCAGTAAGATTATAGGGATTGCAGGGATTGATGTACATACAAATAAAATCAATGAAATGATTTCTGAACATAAAACTACTTATGAAACTGGGCAGACTATCCTCTTTTCCAAGACTGGAATGGTATTGTCAAGTAAAGACGACGAAGATATTTTAAAGGATATTACAGAAATCGGTCTGAGTTCGGAAATTCTAGGTGATTTAGAATCACCTAGTGGAAATGTCATACAATTTAATGATGACGGAGTGGAATCGTACGGTGTAAGCAGCACGATTGAAGCAGCTGATTGGAAAGTGCTTTTATCCATACCGGAAAAAGAATTTTTAAGCGCAGTTCAAACAACAAAGCGGACGGTGACGTTACTATTCGTATTTGCTGGAATGATTCTTTTAGCCGTTATGGTCTTAATTTCCAGAAGCATTATAGCGCCGTTAAAGCGTTTGACTGTGGTTACCGATGAAATGGCGAAAGGAAACCTGGATGCAGAAATAGATATTCATGCGAATGATGAAGTGGGAAGGCTCGCAGACTCGATGCGTGCATTGACGCAACGTTTACATAGCTACGTGGATTATATTGCAGAAATCTCTGATGCACTTTATGAATTCGGAAATGGAAATCTGACCTTGCATTTGGAGCAAGCCTATGATGGCGAATTTGAACGAGTAAAAGAAGCGATGATGAATGCATCTACAGTCTTTAAACATACGATCGGAGAAATGGTAGACATTTCTTCACAGGTAGCAAGCAGCTCCGAGCAGGTGGCAAGCGGTTCACAGATGCTGGCACAGGGTACAACGGAGCAGGCAAGCTCCATCGAGGAATTGTCTGCAACCATTCAGGAAATCTCTGAGAATGTAAATAAAAATGCACAAAATGCAATGCATGCAGCAACACAGGTACAGACGGTGGGAAAAGCCGCAGATAAGAGCAACGAACAGATGGTTCATATGATGAAGGCAATCGATGAAATCAATGTGAAATCATCGGAGATCGGAAAGATCATTAAAACGATTGATGACATTGCATTCCAGACTAACATTTTGGCACTGAATGCAGCTGTTGAAGCGGCCAGGGCTGGAGCAGCCGGAAAGGGCTTCGCTGTCGTAGCCGACGAAGTTCGAAACTTAGCAAGCAAGTCAGCAGAAGCGGCAAAGAATACGACTATTTTAATTGAAGATTCCATACGAGCGGTAGAGAATGGAACGTCAATTGCAAATGAAACGAGTCAGGTCTTAAGTGAAGTGCTGGAGGGTGTGACACAAACGGTTGATCAAATACATAAAATTTCAAATGCATCCAATGAGCAGGCAGATTCCTTGTCCAGTACGTTGCAGGGAGTGGAACAAATCAGTGCCGTTGTACAGACGAATTCAGCAACGGCTGAGGAGAGCTCTGCGGCCAGTGAAGAATTATCCAGTCAGGCTGCAATGCTGAAACAATTGTCGAATCGATTTAATTTAAATTAG
- the nth gene encoding endonuclease III, with the protein MKKLKKKEREELVARLLNLYPNAECALHFKTIYQLLIAVLLSAQTTDKSVNEVTPALFERSPDAKTMSELSEEELQKYLKRIGMYRTKAKNVRNLSIQLLEEYNGEVPKDYEKLVELPGVGRKTANVVLSVGFGEPRIAVDTHVFRLANRIGIVNEKNVLNTELALMRVIPKEYWSDTHHALIWHGRQICTARNPKCEECFLNDLCLKNGLDKK; encoded by the coding sequence ATGAAGAAATTAAAGAAGAAAGAACGTGAAGAATTAGTTGCACGTTTGTTGAATTTGTATCCAAATGCTGAGTGTGCACTTCACTTCAAGACGATCTATCAATTGCTGATTGCAGTGCTTCTATCAGCACAGACAACAGACAAGAGCGTAAATGAAGTGACCCCGGCACTTTTTGAGAGGTCTCCGGATGCAAAGACAATGTCGGAGCTTTCAGAGGAAGAATTGCAGAAGTATTTAAAGAGGATTGGGATGTATCGAACCAAGGCAAAAAACGTACGGAATTTATCCATTCAATTGTTAGAGGAATATAACGGAGAAGTTCCAAAGGATTATGAAAAGCTGGTTGAATTACCTGGGGTGGGAAGGAAAACGGCAAATGTTGTATTGTCTGTTGGATTTGGTGAACCTCGTATCGCTGTAGATACACATGTCTTTCGATTAGCGAATCGAATTGGAATTGTAAATGAAAAGAATGTATTAAATACCGAACTTGCATTAATGAGAGTTATCCCAAAAGAATATTGGAGTGATACGCATCATGCTCTGATCTGGCATGGCCGCCAGATTTGTACAGCGAGAAATCCAAAATGTGAAGAATGCTTCCTTAATGATTTGTGTTTAAAAAATGGTCTAGATAAGAAATAA
- a CDS encoding efflux RND transporter periplasmic adaptor subunit, translating into MEKQITKKISGISKKKKFLLFSIIIVFILFAAFRIISSRLNKESLDKTPVNVKTAEALMSTIEVTTPLSGVISAEDQVSLMATLQTEVTRVNVKVGDYVTKGDVLFTQDTEQVQASYNQAAAGVSISQEALNSAKTNYERMATLYKEGAVSQQQYEQAETNYKTCQGQLDSSLAAQASAQSMLSNGTMTAPISGYITEVNLTEGAYPSLSSAAVSIANTEKLELEANVSEYLIGKIKVGDKVSVTAKSLSNEPFNGTVKTISPAPASGNLTYPVTISFNQLPDGIKAGMFAEVNLVSDQKSNVLCIPSDAVIIKASETTVVLLKDGIPSYVSVETGLDNGTLVEIKSGLKKGDLVVTEGQHYIIEGEKVNIIK; encoded by the coding sequence ATGGAAAAACAAATAACAAAAAAAATATCAGGCATCTCGAAAAAAAAGAAATTCTTACTTTTTAGTATTATAATCGTATTTATTCTTTTTGCAGCTTTTCGTATTATCTCATCCAGACTCAATAAAGAGTCCTTAGATAAAACTCCAGTTAATGTGAAAACAGCAGAAGCATTGATGTCTACCATCGAAGTTACAACACCATTGAGCGGAGTTATTTCCGCAGAAGATCAAGTCTCTTTGATGGCAACTCTGCAGACTGAAGTTACTCGTGTCAATGTAAAGGTTGGAGACTATGTTACAAAAGGGGATGTTCTGTTTACACAGGACACCGAGCAAGTACAGGCTTCTTACAATCAAGCCGCTGCAGGCGTCTCTATTTCGCAGGAAGCATTAAACAGTGCTAAGACAAACTATGAACGTATGGCTACATTATATAAAGAAGGAGCTGTTTCACAACAGCAATATGAACAGGCAGAGACCAACTATAAGACTTGTCAAGGGCAGCTCGATTCTTCACTTGCGGCACAGGCATCTGCTCAAAGCATGCTTTCAAACGGCACAATGACCGCACCAATCAGCGGATATATCACCGAGGTTAATTTAACAGAAGGCGCCTATCCTTCTCTTTCCTCTGCGGCGGTATCAATTGCTAATACCGAAAAACTAGAATTGGAAGCAAACGTCTCTGAATATCTCATCGGAAAAATAAAAGTCGGAGATAAAGTCAGCGTAACTGCAAAATCACTTTCAAATGAGCCTTTTAACGGTACTGTCAAAACGATTTCTCCCGCTCCAGCCAGCGGAAATTTAACTTACCCAGTTACAATCTCATTTAACCAACTTCCTGATGGAATAAAAGCGGGCATGTTTGCAGAAGTAAATCTAGTCTCAGATCAGAAGTCCAACGTACTTTGCATCCCTTCTGATGCTGTCATCATTAAAGCCAGCGAAACAACAGTAGTGCTTCTAAAAGATGGTATTCCTTCTTACGTTTCAGTAGAAACCGGATTAGATAACGGTACTTTAGTCGAGATCAAATCGGGCTTGAAAAAAGGTGACTTAGTTGTTACTGAAGGACAGCATTACATTATTGAAGGCGAAAAAGTAAATATAATAAAATAG
- a CDS encoding efflux RND transporter permease subunit — MNLSHISVKRPITTVMVLLMVVLIGTVSLIQIPQDLFPNIQLPVALVMINYPNASPEEVETMITKPIEEQLAAVENLDTIYSLSSAGSSITAVQFSTDTDMNFATLNMREKIALVQDYLPDEASDPIVMKMDMNAAPIMQIYVSGDMPLTDLYNKIDGDLTNSFKRVDGVASVSLVGGIEQEVAVNFDQERLAGYGLTLSAVSQMLSAENLNRPSGAISKGSTEVIVRTIGEFKDVEELEKYPITLPTREIINLQDIASLSMQEKEQDSISRVDGRTAIGIIITKQSVGNTVDVCKSVENTLHALEKKNPDLHFTIGFNQADFIQNAVSSVANSAITGAILAVIVIFFFLRNFGSTMVIAISIPASFLATFALMHFMGITLNMITLCALTLGVGMLVDNSVIVLENIYSLNHEMGDPQAAAITGSKQVYTAVIASTLTSLVVYLPIALSGGISAMMFRDFCYTIIFALLASLAVSLTVVPMLCSRIMKKVIHVTYVRIGKHRYKFKLLPYFTHGIEALTKIYEKIIRWALRHRKRTCITCVIIFIVSSILVSVVGMELIPATDEGSFSVTIESPYGTSLEDRDKAAEQMENYLLEIPEMEHCTVDIASSDFLGSSSNTSTINVTLVERSKRKRSTAEVVKEVKKQLKDFSGSDIKVTESSSTGMMMGGSDMSLTFKGAELDVLEQIGNDLLSQIHDVEGVSDAVLGITEGNPEVRVSLNRNTAAHYGITAYQLANDLKTGLTGSTATKLKLNGEEIEINLSLNDTFQDSLDNMKQILVTGTSGQSVPVGEIANFVYDNSPSVINRTNQERTVDLNITIEGRDLGSVSKDVMKLVENYPFPDGYSYDNGGQQEEMVEAFGSLLLALLTSILLVYMLLAAQFESLVLPVVVMMAIPFAMSGSFLALFITGMRLSMPAFIALIMLIGIVVNNSILLIEFIKLNETKMEKEDAIALAGSSRLRPILMTTITTCVGMIPLSLGLGDGGEMLAPMGTTIIGGLLGSTLVTLILIPVLYSINDDRKKKSIIKKEQRAEQLKALEEEWNKDEEQNFLPN, encoded by the coding sequence ATGAATTTATCCCATATTTCCGTAAAACGCCCCATTACTACCGTAATGGTTCTGTTAATGGTAGTTCTGATTGGTACGGTATCTCTCATACAAATTCCTCAAGATCTCTTTCCCAATATACAGCTTCCGGTCGCCTTGGTTATGATTAATTATCCAAACGCATCACCTGAAGAAGTGGAAACTATGATTACAAAGCCCATTGAGGAACAGTTGGCGGCTGTAGAAAATTTAGATACAATCTATTCTCTTTCAAGTGCTGGCAGCTCGATTACAGCAGTACAATTCTCAACTGATACAGATATGAATTTTGCAACTCTTAATATGCGTGAAAAGATTGCTCTTGTTCAAGACTATTTACCAGATGAAGCATCGGATCCTATTGTAATGAAAATGGATATGAATGCTGCACCAATTATGCAGATCTATGTATCCGGTGATATGCCTCTAACTGACCTATACAATAAAATCGACGGCGATCTGACTAACTCCTTTAAGCGAGTTGACGGAGTCGCCTCTGTTTCGTTAGTTGGAGGAATTGAACAAGAAGTCGCAGTCAACTTTGACCAAGAACGACTGGCGGGTTACGGTCTTACCCTCTCTGCTGTTAGCCAAATGCTATCTGCTGAAAATCTAAATCGTCCAAGCGGTGCAATCTCAAAAGGTTCAACAGAGGTTATCGTGCGTACCATAGGAGAATTTAAAGATGTAGAAGAATTAGAAAAATATCCGATTACTCTCCCTACACGAGAAATTATTAATCTTCAAGATATTGCGTCACTTTCCATGCAGGAAAAAGAGCAGGATTCCATCAGCCGTGTAGACGGCCGAACAGCAATTGGAATCATCATCACAAAACAATCAGTCGGCAATACCGTTGATGTATGCAAATCTGTTGAAAATACATTACATGCATTGGAGAAAAAGAATCCCGATTTACATTTTACGATTGGATTTAATCAAGCGGACTTCATTCAGAACGCAGTTTCTTCCGTTGCAAATTCTGCAATAACCGGAGCAATATTAGCAGTCATCGTTATTTTCTTCTTTTTGCGTAATTTTGGCTCTACTATGGTAATTGCTATATCGATCCCAGCTTCTTTTCTTGCGACCTTTGCTTTGATGCACTTTATGGGAATTACGTTAAACATGATTACTCTGTGTGCCCTTACTTTAGGTGTCGGCATGCTCGTTGACAACTCGGTTATCGTATTGGAAAACATATACAGCTTAAATCATGAAATGGGTGACCCGCAAGCTGCAGCAATTACCGGGAGTAAGCAGGTTTACACTGCGGTCATCGCTTCTACTCTCACCAGCTTAGTCGTATATCTCCCAATTGCCTTAAGCGGCGGCATTTCAGCTATGATGTTCCGAGATTTCTGTTATACCATTATTTTTGCATTACTTGCCTCCTTGGCAGTATCTTTAACCGTTGTCCCTATGCTCTGCTCAAGGATAATGAAAAAAGTAATTCATGTTACCTATGTACGGATCGGGAAGCACCGCTATAAATTTAAATTACTTCCCTATTTTACACATGGAATTGAAGCTCTTACAAAAATTTATGAAAAAATCATTCGCTGGGCTCTTCGACACAGAAAGCGCACTTGTATTACCTGTGTCATCATTTTCATTGTCTCTTCTATTTTAGTGAGCGTTGTCGGTATGGAACTGATTCCTGCCACAGATGAAGGTAGCTTCTCAGTCACGATTGAAAGCCCTTATGGAACCAGCCTTGAAGACCGTGACAAGGCGGCAGAGCAAATGGAAAATTATTTACTTGAAATTCCTGAAATGGAACACTGTACTGTAGATATTGCTTCTTCCGATTTTTTGGGAAGCTCCTCCAACACCTCCACAATCAACGTAACACTTGTTGAAAGGAGTAAAAGAAAAAGGAGTACAGCAGAAGTTGTGAAAGAAGTAAAAAAACAGTTGAAGGATTTTTCCGGTTCCGATATTAAAGTTACAGAATCTTCCTCAACCGGAATGATGATGGGTGGTTCTGATATGTCTTTAACTTTTAAAGGAGCTGAGCTCGACGTGCTTGAACAGATTGGAAACGATTTATTAAGTCAAATCCATGATGTAGAAGGCGTTTCAGACGCTGTATTAGGTATAACGGAGGGAAATCCTGAAGTGCGTGTTTCTCTAAATCGAAATACTGCCGCTCACTACGGCATCACTGCCTACCAGCTGGCTAATGATTTAAAAACCGGACTGACTGGAAGCACTGCTACTAAGCTAAAATTAAACGGAGAAGAAATTGAAATCAACCTATCTTTAAACGATACGTTTCAAGACAGTCTGGATAATATGAAACAAATATTGGTCACAGGTACTTCCGGTCAGAGTGTTCCAGTGGGTGAAATTGCTAATTTTGTATACGATAATTCGCCATCTGTCATCAATCGGACCAATCAGGAACGAACGGTGGATTTAAATATTACTATAGAAGGAAGAGACCTTGGTTCCGTTTCAAAAGACGTCATGAAGCTCGTTGAAAATTATCCGTTCCCTGACGGCTATTCTTATGATAACGGCGGGCAGCAGGAAGAAATGGTAGAAGCTTTCGGTTCACTGCTTCTCGCCCTGCTTACTTCCATTTTACTTGTATATATGCTTTTGGCCGCACAATTTGAATCCTTGGTTCTTCCGGTCGTTGTTATGATGGCAATTCCTTTTGCAATGTCTGGTTCCTTCCTAGCTTTATTTATAACAGGAATGCGACTCTCCATGCCTGCTTTCATTGCACTCATCATGTTGATTGGTATTGTTGTAAACAATTCAATCTTACTGATTGAATTTATCAAGCTAAACGAAACGAAGATGGAAAAAGAAGATGCAATTGCATTGGCAGGTTCTTCAAGGCTTCGCCCTATCTTAATGACTACAATTACTACCTGCGTGGGTATGATTCCACTTTCTCTTGGACTTGGAGACGGTGGTGAAATGCTGGCGCCTATGGGAACCACTATTATCGGCGGACTGCTGGGTTCTACACTTGTTACATTGATTTTAATTCCGGTACTTTATTCTATTAATGATGACCGTAAGAAAAAATCTATCATAAAAAAAGAACAGCGTGCAGAGCAGCTGAAAGCATTGGAAGAAGAATGGAACAAGGATGAAGAGCAAAACTTTCTTCCAAACTAA
- a CDS encoding TetR/AcrR family transcriptional regulator — MNVRKKQKREQILEATYDIFVEKGYANTKIIDIANRSGIGKGTVYEYFDSKEAIFMALFDYFSNEYKKNYEYIKKSNENKKASEQLRIFIKYDTSIVHYVCHTKKLPPHLFLLELFRDAKLSTLFEKFIEYRYHCLLNIIKNGISSGEFKEGDPSMYSIGILGSIAFYIDFQNQHFIPQVLKDISVKNWNSNDLLSLILNGLQK; from the coding sequence ATGAATGTAAGAAAAAAACAAAAACGGGAACAAATTTTAGAAGCTACTTATGATATTTTCGTAGAAAAAGGATATGCAAACACAAAAATTATAGATATCGCAAACAGGTCAGGCATTGGAAAAGGTACCGTTTACGAATATTTTGACAGCAAAGAGGCCATATTTATGGCTCTCTTTGACTATTTTTCAAATGAGTATAAAAAGAATTATGAATATATAAAAAAGTCAAATGAAAATAAAAAAGCATCTGAGCAGTTGCGGATTTTTATTAAATACGATACCAGTATTGTTCATTATGTGTGTCACACAAAAAAGCTTCCTCCGCATCTGTTTCTCTTAGAATTATTCAGGGATGCTAAACTATCAACCCTTTTTGAAAAGTTTATAGAATATCGTTATCACTGCCTCTTGAATATTATTAAAAATGGCATTTCCTCCGGTGAATTTAAAGAAGGCGATCCATCAATGTATTCCATCGGAATCTTGGGATCCATCGCATTCTATATAGACTTTCAAAATCAACATTTTATCCCGCAAGTACTAAAGGATATTTCAGTAAAAAATTGGAACTCAAATGATTTACTCTCGTTAATCTTAAATGGTTTACAAAAATAA